The following are encoded together in the Zingiber officinale cultivar Zhangliang chromosome 8A, Zo_v1.1, whole genome shotgun sequence genome:
- the LOC122009698 gene encoding transcription factor bHLH78-like, whose protein sequence is MENDAFWGSNWHSTVAKRATSMSSAAAGQSLPCLLNLDWKQPPMSNDADLETALSSLVSSQSSHLAASDGAEMRALGGRLGTICNSGEISLVAQLHSAHSSCYSTPLNSPPKPNHSARDHPVQGRGGFPGPANPSPGGQFMPLSADPWFAEGAARLPRGGGMSSSSFAGQLGLLPETPGKLSRASSGKSLTGSRMGATENGNESQVLGAALMEMEMRSRFRASLTSEASEPGNGREESSIEEASSLRGASDSNARKRKAVAGKGKGKEAPSLYSATNPANMTEENSDAKRYKPGEINAVVKMETEQNGDVGGEPRKEDDDKVPEPPKDYIHVRARRGQATDAHSLAERVRREKISKRMKFLQDLVPGCNKVTGKAVMLDEIINYVQSLQRQVEFLSMKLATLNPQLNNMDNLILKQMYQEHGTMLQPVYPSEMASAQYPYPLQGIETSGLESQLVNPPSRTVQLPPLYGLSDATSQLGDFCEDDLQSVAQIVFRHNQETAFSASFSRPNASKSDEN, encoded by the exons ATGGAGAACGACGCATTTTGGGGCTCCAACTGGCATTCCACCGTCGCCAAGCGAGCGACGTCGATGAGCTCCGCCGCCGCCGGTCAGTCGCTGCCGTGCTTGCTCAACCTCGATTGGAAGCAGCCGCCGATGTCCAACGACGCCGATTTGGAGACGGCGCTCAGTTCACTCGTCTCTTCTCAGTCCTCCCACTTGGCGGCCTCCGACGGCGCCGAGATGCGTGCGCTAGGCGGGCGTCTGGGAACCATCTGCAACTCCGGTGAGATCTCCTTGGTCGCTCAACTTCACAGCGCCCACAGCTCGTGTTACAGCACCCCCTTGAACTCCCCTCCGAAGCCCAACCATTCCGCCCGGGATCACCCGGTGCAGGGCAGAGGAGGATTCCCAGGGCCGGCGAATCCATCGCCCGGAGGCCAATTCATGCCATTATCGGCCGACCCGTGGTTCGCGGAGGGCGCCGCGAGGCTTCCACGCGGCGGAGGGATGAGTTCTTCCAGCTTCGCAGGGCAGTTAGGGCTCCTCCCGGAGACTCCCGGAAAGCTCTCGAGAGCCTCGAGCGGTAAGTCTCTCACCGGATCTCGGATGGGAGCGACGGAAAACGGGAACGAATCCCAAGTATTAGGCGCCGCCCTGATGGAGATGGAGATGAGGTCTCGATTTCGGGCATCTTTGACGTCGGAGGCATCCGAGCCCGGAAATGGCCGGGAGGAATCATCGATCGAGGAGGCATCGTCCTTGAGAGGCGCCAGCGATAGCAATGCCAGGAAAAGGAAAGCCGTCGCcggaaaaggaaagggaaaggaAGCGCCTTCACTCTATTCCGCCACAAATCCCGCAAAT ATGACAGAGGAGAACTCTGATGCAAAGAGATACAAACCAGGTGAAATTAACGCAGTGGTTAAGATGGAAACTGAGCAGAATGGGGATGTGGGTGGAGAACCTCGCAAAGAAGATGACGATAAGGTGCCTGAGCCACCGAAGGACTACATCCATGTGAGGGCAAGAAGGGGGCAAGCTACTGATGCTCACAGCCTAGCTGAAAGG GTGAGAAGAGAGAAGATCAGCAAGAGGATGAAGTTCCTGCAAGATCTTGTTCCTGGTTGCAACAAG GTCACTGGTAAGGCCGTAATGCTCGACGAAATCATAAACTATGTGCAGTCGTTGCAACGGCAGGTCGAG TTCCTTTCCATGAAATTGGctacactgaatccccaactcaACAACATGGACAATCTCATTCTAAAACAA ATGTATCAAGAACATGGAACTATGCTGCAGCCAGTTTATCCTTCAGAAATGGCAAGTGCACAATATCCATATCCTCTTCAGGGCATTGAAACTTCAGGCCTCGAATCACAGTTAGTAAATCCCCCTTCTCGAACCGTGCAACTACCTCCCCTCTATGGATTGTCAGATGCTACCTCTCAG CTTGGTGATTTTTGCGAAGACGATTTGCAAAGTGTCGCTCAGATTGTCTTCCGACACAACCAAGAGACTGCCTTCTCTGCAAGTTTTTCGCG ACCAAATGCAAGCAAATCAGATGAAAATTGA